Proteins from a single region of Chelonoidis abingdonii isolate Lonesome George chromosome 20, CheloAbing_2.0, whole genome shotgun sequence:
- the VPS37D gene encoding vacuolar protein sorting-associated protein 37D isoform X2: MLEMFGEVMLYWALSLFMGWLAQIFQSLQLERETCLASNHALAKENLSLRPRLENGKASLAIKYQELRETKEACQEKQQRVETCLRKWSPQSALSQLQAALDAAEAESEAQVEMFLGRELPLDAFLEFFQESRMLSHLRRTQMEKLEQLLRKEKQPRWLPTCCEGQRAAPLSPARAQVALVQNATSPKMFQLRYGYTPALLVPSDAIIPFPVPVAPPSRNLPPLTSCSGQSPPSHSSIPCLGSPLRLIRHIPLLSPRPFRMQHAHQSYPQKQEPPHR; the protein is encoded by the exons ATGCTGGAGATGTTTGGGGAGGTGATGCTGTATTGGGCCTTGAGTCTCTTCATGGGGTGGCTGGCCCAGATA TTTCAGAGCTTGCAGCTGGAGCGGGAAACGTGCCTGGCTTCGAACCATGCCCTGGCCAAGGAGAACCTGTCCCTGCGGCCGCGGCTGGAGAACGGCAAAGCCTCACTGGCCATAAAGTACCAGGAGCTGCGGGAGACAAAGGAGGCGTGTCAGGAAAAGCAGCAGCGAGTGG AGACCTGCCTGAGGAAGTGGAGCCCGCAGAGCGCACTGAGCCAACTCCAAGCTGCTCTGGATGCAGCCGAGGCGGAGTCGGAG GCACAGGTGGAGATGTTTCTGGGCCGGGAGCTGCCCCTGGATGCCTTCCTGGAATTCTTTCAGGAGAGCCGGATGCTGTCCCATCTCCGCAGgacacagatggagaaactggagCAGCTCCTGCGGAAGGAGAAGCAGCCCAGGTGGCTCCCCACATGCTGCGAGGGGCAGCGAGCTGCCCCACTGAGCCCAGCCCGAGCCCAAGTTGCCCTGGTGCAAAATGCAACCTCTCCCAAGATGTTCCAGCTCCGCTATGGCTATACACCTGCCctgctggtcccttctgacgccatcataccattccctgtGCCTGTTGCCCCTCCCAGCCGAAACCTGCCTCCCCTGACCTCTTGCTCAGGCCAGTCGCCACCGTCTCACTCCAGCATCCCATGCTTGGGCTCCCCTCTGCGTCTGATTAGACACATCCCCCTGCTCAGCCCGCGGCCTTTCCGCATGCAGCATGCGCACCAGTCTTACCCACAGAAGCAGGAGCCGCCCCACCGGTAG
- the VPS37D gene encoding vacuolar protein sorting-associated protein 37D isoform X1, which translates to MLEMFGEVMLYWALSLFMGWLAQIFQSLQLERETCLASNHALAKENLSLRPRLENGKASLAIKYQELRETKEACQEKQQRVAETCLRKWSPQSALSQLQAALDAAEAESEAQVEMFLGRELPLDAFLEFFQESRMLSHLRRTQMEKLEQLLRKEKQPRWLPTCCEGQRAAPLSPARAQVALVQNATSPKMFQLRYGYTPALLVPSDAIIPFPVPVAPPSRNLPPLTSCSGQSPPSHSSIPCLGSPLRLIRHIPLLSPRPFRMQHAHQSYPQKQEPPHR; encoded by the exons ATGCTGGAGATGTTTGGGGAGGTGATGCTGTATTGGGCCTTGAGTCTCTTCATGGGGTGGCTGGCCCAGATA TTTCAGAGCTTGCAGCTGGAGCGGGAAACGTGCCTGGCTTCGAACCATGCCCTGGCCAAGGAGAACCTGTCCCTGCGGCCGCGGCTGGAGAACGGCAAAGCCTCACTGGCCATAAAGTACCAGGAGCTGCGGGAGACAAAGGAGGCGTGTCAGGAAAAGCAGCAGCGAGTGG CAGAGACCTGCCTGAGGAAGTGGAGCCCGCAGAGCGCACTGAGCCAACTCCAAGCTGCTCTGGATGCAGCCGAGGCGGAGTCGGAG GCACAGGTGGAGATGTTTCTGGGCCGGGAGCTGCCCCTGGATGCCTTCCTGGAATTCTTTCAGGAGAGCCGGATGCTGTCCCATCTCCGCAGgacacagatggagaaactggagCAGCTCCTGCGGAAGGAGAAGCAGCCCAGGTGGCTCCCCACATGCTGCGAGGGGCAGCGAGCTGCCCCACTGAGCCCAGCCCGAGCCCAAGTTGCCCTGGTGCAAAATGCAACCTCTCCCAAGATGTTCCAGCTCCGCTATGGCTATACACCTGCCctgctggtcccttctgacgccatcataccattccctgtGCCTGTTGCCCCTCCCAGCCGAAACCTGCCTCCCCTGACCTCTTGCTCAGGCCAGTCGCCACCGTCTCACTCCAGCATCCCATGCTTGGGCTCCCCTCTGCGTCTGATTAGACACATCCCCCTGCTCAGCCCGCGGCCTTTCCGCATGCAGCATGCGCACCAGTCTTACCCACAGAAGCAGGAGCCGCCCCACCGGTAG